The Aythya fuligula isolate bAytFul2 chromosome 1, bAytFul2.pri, whole genome shotgun sequence nucleotide sequence GCTTACAAATTTATGATGAATTTCTAAGCTAGTTATCGCTAGAGATCAGTGATGGAACTTTGTCAGAATTGTCTAAATACAGTTTACAAAatgaggagagaggggaaaccAACTCAGACGTGGTTTCAGATAGAAAATGAAGCGAAATTCCTAGTCCCTTGCAGATGGTACACAACTATACATTAGTAACACACCTCtatttttaacttgcttttAACTTGTGGTATTCTTAAGACACACAGTCTACCTTTTgccagcttttcattttcatttgggaGCATAGTAGGATTTATATTTGACTTTCAACATGGAGAGATCAGCATGCCAGTTTCCATTTCAGaagactttcttccttttgtcttcGACTTTTGCAGACAAGCGGTATTAATGATGAGTAGGTGAATTCAAGGATTTAGTCtgacttttttattgttttgtttcagggaACAAAAAAGAGATCTCAGTTAGACCTTGAACTGGAAATTGAGAACATGGGAGCTCATCTGAATGCCTATACATCCAGGGAACAAACAGTGTATTACGCAAAGGCTTTTTCAAAAGATTTACCAAGAGGTAACTGCTTTCGTTCGTTAGAGAAGTGGCAAAGACCAAAAATGCTTATCCACCTCCTGACAACGCATATGAGTGATGCTTTTGCAGCCTAACAGTCCCATCTTTCCTGGACAATAAGTGCTTTCTTCAGCTTCATAGGAGTGTGAGGATGCAGATTTTGAAAGGATTGTGCTAACAGTGAAGTTGAtacttgaaacatttttgtcagctagatttttttcccttacccAGAAATGCCTTTTGGACTTCTCCCTTCCTGCAGAGCAAGTGTCTTTTAAAGTAAAGTTGTAGCATTTTGgcatccttaaaaaaataaaataaaataaaatcagaagtttttaaaattccaaGCTGCAAATCTTACTAGTACATTTTGGGTCACTTGAGCTTTGGGGTGAGTTTTACTTTTATAACCAGATTTTTCTGgtaatctgaaaataatttctattcctatctttattttcaattagCTGTGGAAATTCTTGCTGACATAATTCAGAACAGCACCCTGGGAGAAGCGGAGATTGAACGTGAGCGAGGAGTTATACTTCGAGAGATGCAAGAGGTTGAAACCAATTTACAGGAAGTTGTCTTTGATTACCTTCATGCTACAGCCTATCAGAACACAGCCCTAGGAAGGACGATTTTAGGACCCACGGAAAACATCAAGTATGTGCAAGTTTGTGGTTGTCTTTAATTGTTGGCAACTTCTCTATATTTAAAAGATCCCTCTGAAAATGTGAGGAACAACTTCAGTTGTAATTTTTACTCTGAAAGGTAGGTGAAGTTGTGCTGGTTGTAACTAAGAATTTCCATATTGCTTTAGTTCTACTTTATGCAGGCGTTAAGATGAAGTTCATGTATTTACTGCACATCTTCATTATTTGAcattattttctcctgtttattaaaaatgcactgACACAAAATTGCAAGCGCTTCTTTTTCCTATCAGTCAGGTGTTAGGATTTAccataaataaaactgcattcaCACTGCTCTTTCAGCCCTTGTTTATACTGATTCAGACCAGGAGATTACTAAGCGTACTGGTTTAAAATTGGCATGGGATCATTAGTGGATCTTATCGCTCACCTGAGTGAGATCAACAGGGAGCAGAGTTGTAATTCCTGTTCTTTATCAGGAAGCTGTAAcagctttgaaaggaaaaatgtataaagGTCCAGTTTCCTGTTCAGGAAGCTGTCCTTATTTTAGCTTTTTGCATCTGTGCGCTGGCAGAACTTATAATTATTCTGATACTatattattctgtatttctatttcttcttgtAAAAAAACTTTACTGACATGGCAGTGATGTTTCCTTGACTGTTTCCAGATCCATAAACCGCAATGACTTGGTGGAGTACATAACAACACATTACAAAGGACCCAGAATagtcctggctgctgctggaggtcaGTATGAGATATTCACCCGTGGTCATGTGAAACTGTACTTAAAACCACAGACTTTTAACTTTCAGGGAGCAACGTGCTGAATTGCCCATTGTTCAGTACGTCCTGGATGTTCATTGTTAGCCCTGCATGTTTAGTTTGTGCCTTCATAGCCTTTGAACTTCTGTTCCCTTTTTCCCTCAGTAAAATTTCAGAAACATCCTTAAAACAATAACTTGAAGTGGGTAAGGTCATTGTTCCATCTGGGCATGCAAAGAAGGGCCTAGAAGGAATTCAGTATGGAAAGGGgagaagcaagaaaagcagagagagggagaaataatTTTGAGGCTTGAAATTGATAGCAAACAGCTTGATTTGGAGTATGATCGTGATCTTACTCTGCATAATGGAGTGCTGGGAGAAATCTGAAAGCGTGGCATTAAAAGGGGGGACCCAGAAGTTGCTGGTTGGTTGAGCCTTTAAACTGCATAGCAAGCTAAGTGAACTGTTCACAGAGTAACATGACAAAGTGTCTGAAACGTCTTTGTTCAGGGGTCTGTCACGATGAGCTACTTGACCTTGCCAAATGCCACTTTGGTAACTTGCCGTCTGCTCCGGAAGGAGGGCTGCCACCCCTGCCACCTTGCAGCTTCACGGGCAGCGAGGTAAGCAGCTCAACGACTTTTTGAGCCGGCCCTTTATCCCCTGCGAGCACGCTGCCTGCTGAGGAGAGCTTCTCAGCTGCACACTTAGCAGATTACAAGGCTTCTTGCCCACACTGAGGGCAACTGGAGTAGCTGCTTTCCAAGCAGGAATTTCCAACTTTTCTTGGGCAAGCCTCACTGCCACCACTTTCTCTGTCTTACCAGTTTCTGAGGGAATACCTCCCTtacccctgctgctgctttccttttagtGCTTGCCCTGCACTGTGAGAGCATTTTCTCTTACTGGGAATCACTGATTTAAAGAGTATGGCAGAGAGCCAAGGCATCTGTGTTCCATTCCCAGCAGtattcagattttgaaaagcCCTCAACTTTCCTTGCTACTGTTTGTCATCAATTTCTCTTTATGTTTGTGGCGTTGGGCTGGAAGTGTCCGTCTCCTGACATTTAGCTGCCGTGTACGTTACCGCGTGCAGGTCGCACTACAGCCGCTTTCGTGTGCTCCCACAGATCCGTATAAGAGACGACAAGATGCCCTTGGCGCACCTGGCGATAGCCGTGGAAGCAGCTGGCTGGGCTGAGCCGGACACGATCCCCCTCATGGTAGCAAACACCCTGATAGGTAACTGGGACCGCTCCTTCGGAGGAGGCGTGGTGAGTGAACCTGCAAGCTCCTTCCTGCTGTTCACGAGGTTGTCTGCATGGGGTGCTGCCAATACTGACCCCCTCAGTCATATCTGAGGGCGTTGATGTGACATCGGAACATGGGGGTATCAGTAACCTTCCCTTTCCTGAAACTTAGTGGCTTTATGACCTGGGCTGTTATTTGGAAGCTGTTTGGACTACGTGCAAGGGAAGAAATTGTTGAGAAGAAGAACTGATGCTTGACTACGTAGCTTCTGCTGGAGCCTGTGATACCACTGCATGTTCTGTCacattgaaatgaaaatgggaGACTAGcaagctttcagaaaatgaatgaaatatgttttctcttgcttcagCAGAACTTATCCAGTAAGCTTGCTCAGATTGCCTGCCATGGGAACTTGTGTCATAGTTTCCAGTCCTTCAACACCTGCTACACTGATACGGGGCTGTGGGGCCTCTACATGGTCTGTGAGCCATCAACTATCCAGGACATGGTGCACTTTGTTCAGAGAGAATGGTAAGCAAACAATGGTTTCTCTAAAAAGACTATTTTCTGTGGacaaataaacttttaaaaatattaattacttaAAGAGACTATTTCTCTGCTTAGGCTTgcctgggaaaaataaatccatctaGTTTTAAACTTTGGCACTTGAGATGCACAGTCCCAGCAGCCAGTTTCTGGCACCCTTACTTAGAATGAACAGTTTAGGGTTTAGGCTTGTTTTTTGCCCTAGAATAAGTGCTACTACTGCTAACTACAGCTCACATTGCTCTTATAAGGTAAATAggcagtgattttctttttgtctcacAAGTGTCAGGAgttat carries:
- the PMPCB gene encoding mitochondrial-processing peptidase subunit beta isoform X2, with the translated sequence MAASTARLAARRLFLPWRPRLLPSPGPGNRSVHVGTGRFRVSKAATEVVLNVPETRVSPLENGLQVASEDSGLSTCTVGLWIDAGSRYENEKNNGTAHFLEHMAFKGTKKRSQLDLELEIENMGAHLNAYTSREQTVYYAKAFSKDLPRAVEILADIIQNSTLGEAEIERERGVILREMQEVETNLQEVVFDYLHATAYQNTALGRTILGPTENIKSINRNDLVEYITTHYKGPRIVLAAAGGVCHDELLDLAKCHFGNLPSAPEGGLPPLPPCSFTGSEIRIRDDKMPLAHLAIAVEAAGWAEPDTIPLMVANTLIGNWDRSFGGGVNLSSKLAQIACHGNLCHSFQSFNTCYTDTGLWGLYMVCEPSTIQDMVHFVQREWMRLCTSVTENEVARAKNLLKTNMLLQLDGSTPICEDIGRQMLCYKRRIPIPELEARIETIDAQTIREVCKKYIYDKHPAVAAVGPIEQLPEYNKICSGMC
- the PMPCB gene encoding mitochondrial-processing peptidase subunit beta isoform X1; amino-acid sequence: MAASTARLAARRLFLPWRPRLLPSPGPGNRSVHVGTGRFRVSKAATEVVLNVPETRVSPLENGLQVASEDSGLSTCTVGLWIDAGSRYENEKNNGTAHFLEHMAFKGTKKRSQLDLELEIENMGAHLNAYTSREQTVYYAKAFSKDLPRAVEILADIIQNSTLGEAEIERERGVILREMQEVETNLQEVVFDYLHATAYQNTALGRTILGPTENIKSINRNDLVEYITTHYKGPRIVLAAAGGVCHDELLDLAKCHFGNLPSAPEGGLPPLPPCSFTGSEIRIRDDKMPLAHLAIAVEAAGWAEPDTIPLMVANTLIGNWDRSFGGGVQNLSSKLAQIACHGNLCHSFQSFNTCYTDTGLWGLYMVCEPSTIQDMVHFVQREWMRLCTSVTENEVARAKNLLKTNMLLQLDGSTPICEDIGRQMLCYKRRIPIPELEARIETIDAQTIREVCKKYIYDKHPAVAAVGPIEQLPEYNKICSGMC